aaaaacattcATCACCAATAAGGCGAATTtcaacaataaataacaaaatataGAATAGATCTCACCAAGTATTGATGCTTGAAATAATCAATAGAGAAGGCTTTTTAAAGATCCAAATCGTTCAATTTGTAGCTCTCAATGTCGGAAACAATATACTGAAATTTCAGCCAAATCTAGATACAATCAACCATCCAATCATCTCACAAAGCAGCACcttttctatctcttcttcttctctattttttttctctcttctgttTAACAAAGAGCCATGCACTCTCTGGTTTCCTGGCAATTTACTCATCCAAGCCGCCGGTTCCTTCTTATCtcgtttttattttaaatttaaatgaggTAGCTCCTATATTAGGAGGGACCACACTAACATGTATCAACTAATCGTGTATTGTACATCGGTGAATATCATATTTTAGAAACTATATATCTATTTATCTAAAGATGTGAATTAGCTTACTAGATGGCTAATTTTCTTAGTATCTATCAACTGACTATTTAGTGTATACTGGTAAAAAGCATATTTTGAAAACTATGTATCGATTTATTTGAAGATTGTATTAGATCACTACTGGGCGTGTATCAAATAAGCTTGTAGTATATATCAGAAAGTCGATGAATATGTACCATTGAACCATATAATGTGTACcgataaatataatattttgaaaattatgtATCAATTTGCTTGAAAATATGTATTAAATTGCTAGATAACTAATTTACTAAGTGTATATTATCCGATCGTGTACTGTATATTAGTATACCATGCACTGAAAATTATGTATCAATTTATCTAAAGATATATATTGACTTACTAGATGACTAATTTACTTGGTATGTATTCTTTGGCCAGATAGTGTATATcggcaaaaaaaatatattctaaaaaaataaaaataccctaactatttttttattttttaactatattttttaatttttaattatataatttataattctATTAGTAGAAGAAGTTTTCGGGTTCGACAAATTTAGTACCTGCACaggatcttttgttggagcgTGACACCTAGGTCAGCGAAACCGCGTCCTGCAGGGCGCCGACTTGAGCAACGTGTCCATCGTCGCAGAGGGCCGGTGCCGGATCCAAATAAACAACACACAAACGAATATTTTCAAGTCTCGTCTGCGCCATGACGCGCGAACCACCGCTACCAGATGGCGTCCAACCAGTGCCACGCCGAAATCCGCCTTCCAACCTGATGGAGGACCATAGATTCGGCCCCAATCGCCTAGGCCAATCCATATCCCATGTCCCCCCTAAAGCATATCACGGGGCGCCGCCCTTCCCATCCTTATCTCCATATAAAGTCCCGAAGGAGAAGCCCTATAGAGGCCATACATGTCCGATCGAGTATTCCTCCGACGACGTTTGCTGCTACGTACTAATCCTACACTTCTATTACGATGGCTTCTCAAGCGGCCGAGCAGGAGATCTTTGCCCACTTCTTCGACTGCTGGCTTGGTCAGCTCGACCGCGACCTCCGAGCCCTCCTCGCCGCCGACGAGCCCTCCCTCGACACGCGGCACCACCCTCATGACGACGCCAACGACGACGAGCACCAGCTCCGGTCTCTAGTAGAGATGGTGCTGGGGCACTACGAGTACTACTACCGCGCCAAGTTGGCGTCGGCACGGCGCGACGTGTTAACCATCTTCTCCACCGCCTGGGCCTCCTCCACCGAGAAGCTCTTCCTCTGGGCCGGCGGCTGGCGGCCCAGCGCCGCCTTCCAACTCCTCTACTCCGAGCTCGGTCGCCGGATCGAGCGATGCCTCGTCCAGGGTGTACTCCGGGTCCAGGACCTGACTAGGCTCTCGGCCCTCCAGCTCGAGCAAGTGGATCGGCTCCAGAGGAAGACCATAAAGACCGAAAGAAAGATATCGGAGgaggaggccaaggctcaggaGTTGGTCGCGTGGCCACAGATGGTGGAGATCTCGCATGAGATCACGGAGAGCGGGCGAGAGGTGGCGGCGATGGAGGAGGGGTTGGTGGGAGCGAAGGAGGCGATGAAACGGGTGCTGGAGAGGGCGGACCAGCTGAGGATGGAGACGATCAAAGGCGTCGTGGGGATTTTGAGGCCGCGGCAGGCGGTGCAGTTTCTAGCCGCCGCCGGAAAGTTGCTCCTCCGGGTTCATAGGTTCGGAAAGGTTGTTGACGCGGCCGCCGCGGCGGTGGCCGACGGAGTCGGCTACCACCGCTGTCCTCTCGTTGGAGAGGAAACTACAGGTAGTAATTAAGCCTGAACAAGGGGTAACGGAGCAGCAGAAATATGTACGGGAGGTTAAGGGAAAGGGGAAGGGCACAACCGGGGCGATGCCTTATGGCCCTTGGTTGGTCACACACAGAATTCGCCCCCCTCGTCCGGTGCAAGCAGGGAACCGACCGAAGAAGAGTCCTGAGTCTGGTGGAGGGTCGACTTCAGCGGCGATACCGGCGAGCTCGGAGATGAGAGCGGCGGTGAAGGGAAAAGGTGCTGCTAGTTGCTCGGAGGATCGAGACGGCTGGCAGACTCCATCAAAACTTGCCCGCCGGAAAGCATCCGGGAAATCCTATGCGGGTGCTCCCTCGGTGGTTCCGTCCGGCGGAGCGGGTCGACCCGGCGGGGCTGCTTCTTTTCAGGCTGAGTCGAGTCGCACCAACCATGTCCGGGCTCGTTATGCGGTCCAGCCATCTGGTGAGCAGGAGAGGGGGCAGCATCCGGAGCGGGTTAGCCAGAGCCCGACTCGGGATGGGGCTGGAGTCAGCTCGCATTTGGTCGACGGGGTCCAGTCTGATACACCTGGGTTAAAGGGTGCGGATCCGAGCTCATTCAAACGGGTGAGGAGCCCGACCTCTGGTCTGATGGTGTTGGATGATCTGTATCTTAACAGATCCGACGGCTTGGAACTTCCGGCAGAGGGGCAGCGGAGATTCGAAGGCAAGGGTCGCCGGCGATGTCGGAGCTCCCCCCCACCTTCTTCGCCGGAGTCTGGCCGGACACCCAGCACAGGGCTGGCAGTTGGGGGAGGACGCCAGGGTGAAGAATCTCGGCCGGGCGGGACTTCTCGGCTCGTGTCCGCGGAAGACTCATCGTCTCCGTCGGCTGAGGGAGGCTCGCCGTCGCCGGAGATGGAGGGTGTGGCGGCGCAGACTAAGGCAACGGGAGGCAAGGCTGGCAAGCTGGTGGCAAAGGAGCTATCGGCCACTGTGAAGGGGTCTGCTACTGTGGCTGAGGCGTGCCGGATGGCACAAAGGAACAGTGTGCAGGGGGATGCTAGCCATGTTCAGCTGCTGCTCCAGGTGATGGCCTCTGTGCAGAAAAGTTCAGAGAAGGTGAGTTGCGATGTAGGCTCTTCAGCTAGCAATGGGAACAGCTCCAAGGAAGAGGGCTGTGCCGTCATCTTGAGTGATTTATGAAGATCATACTATGGAACTGCAGGGGGGCAGGGAAACCTTCCTTTGCTCCGGCTTTCCGTAGATTAGTTCAGCAGCATAGTCCAGACATATGTGTCTTGCTTGAGACCCGTTTGTCCGGTAGTAGTTTACAGAAGGCTAGGAGAGCAGTGCCGAGATCTTGGGGTTTTTATGCAGTGGATTCCATTGGGCTATCGGGTGGAATAATAGTTACTTGGAGACTAAATTTTGGCAATTTGGACATCTTCAACATGTGTAATCAAGAAGTCATCATGGTGATATCTGAGGGGGGTAGACGGCCATGGATATTTGCAGCAGTTTACGCTAGCACTGACTTCAGGGTCCGGAGGACATTGTGGGAGGAGGCATCCAGGGTGGTTGATCAGGGAGCACCAGTGCTGATAGCAGGTGATTTTAATTGCATTGATGATCCACAGGAGAAAATGGGGGGGAAGAATTTCAGTTACAATAGGAAGGTGAGGGAGTTTCAAGAGTTCATTTCTGGGAATGGATTGATTGATTTGGGTTTTGTGGGGCCAAGGTATACATGGTGCAATAACCAACAGGGCTCGGCTCGGGTTTGGGAGAGACTAGACAGAGCTTTTGCTACAGCTGAATGGATTCAGGAATTTCCAGAGTTTCGGGTCAAGCATTTGCCGAGGATTGCCTCGGATCACAGCCCTATATTGGTGAGTACGGAGATCCCTATTCCACTTCGTTGTCCTTTCAGATTTGAGAAGTTTTGGTGTTGTTATCCCCGGTCTTGGGAGGTAGTGAGTGAGGCATGGGGTATGCCGGTGAGGGGTGACGCGATGTATCGAGTTTCTCGGAGGTTGGAGCTGACAAGGAGACGATTGATGAGGTGGAATAGGGATGAGGTTGGGAACATTTTCAGAAGGATAGAGGAAATCGAGGAGGCTATCACTAGACTACAGTCTCAGGAGGTACTGAGGGGAGGGTTATTGGCAGGGGAGATGACAGAGCTCAGatctcttctatctttgcatgaTTCTCTTCTTCGTCAACAAGAGATATTCTGGAGGCAGAAATCAAGAGTTCAATGGATTTTAGAAGGGGATCGAAATACTAAATTCTTTCATCGATCTACACTAGTCAGGAGGCAGAGGAACAGGATCAGGGTCATCAGGGGAGAGGATGGACAGTTGACAGAGGAGCCGGACAGGATTATACGGGTGGTGGAGCAGTTCTTCAGAGCTAGGTGGACTGAGCAGACAGGGAGTGGGATTTCCACAGACCTACCCCTGCCTTCGGTGGGGGTCTCGGCGGAGGAGTCTTCGGTGTTGATTAGGCCGGTTACGGGGAGGGAGATTCAGGAGGCAGTATGGTCCCTTGCGGGGGACAAGGCACCCGGCCCGGATGGTTTTCCTCCGGTATTTTTTCGTAGATATTGGATGCTAGTTGGGCAGGATGTGATTGAGGCTATCCAGCAGTTCTTCCGTACGGCGGCGATGTCATCTGATTGGCAGAGAACTTTTATTGCCTTGATCCCCAAGAGACAGGACCCTACCGAGCCGGGCCACTTTCGCCCCATCAGTTTGTGCTCCACTTTGTATAAGGCAACGGCTAAGATCTTAGCTGTGAGATTGAGAGACATACTACCCAGGCTCATTAGCCCAGAGCAGGGAGCTTTTGTCGCCGGGCGGAGCATTACTGATAATGTGCTCATTGCCCAGGAGTTTATGCATGATCTTGGTAGGGCTCCTAGACGGGGAAGTTTAATGGAGATCAAACTTGACATGGAGCGGGCATATGACAGATTGAGTTGGGACTTTGTTCAGCATTCCCTACAGAGCTTTGGTTTCCATGAGACATGGATTAGATGGGTTATGGGATGTGTGAGGGGCCCTTCCTTTGCTATATTGGTAAATGGGACCCCTTCCTACTTCTTCGAGTCCTCTGTTGGTCTTCGCCAGGGATGTCCTCTATCTCCCTTACTCTTCATTATGTGTGCTGACTCTCTCTCTAGGGCTTTGCGGAGTGCCTGGACTCTCAGCGGCTGGAGGCATATAGACCGGTACGGGGGACCAGGCCGATATCCCATCTATTATTTGCTGATGATTGTTTACTCCTGGCCCAGGCGACCAGGCAGGCTGCTCAGGTGATTAGATCTATTGTTTCTGATTATTGTGCTGCTTCTGGACAACGAGTCAATCTTGCTAAGACAACGATACACTTTAGCCCGAAGATCAAACCACAAGTGAAGGCAGCTATTTTGGTGATTTTGGGGGTTAGGCAGCAGGACAGTGGCCTGAGATACTTGGGAGTTCCGATTACGGGTCGACGACTACGCAGAGGTGATTGTCTTTCACTAGAGACCAGCTTCAGACACAGGTTGGAGGGTTGGCAGACACATACTTTATCTATGATGGGTAGGGTTACCTTGGCACGGACAGTTTTGAGCTCCATTCCGATTTACCTCATGTCTAGCTCCATACTCCCAGTGGCGTTATTGAGATCATTTGAGAGGCTTATCAGAGACTTTATATGGGGCAGGCGGGGTGACAGGGGTGGCATTCATCTGATGGCGTGGGAGGTGGTGTGCCAGCCGATTAGGCAGGGGGGCTTGGGCGTGACTTCTTTGATTTTGAGACAGGAGGCATTGGCGATGCGGCATGCAGCCAGATTTCTATTGGAGCCCGATAGTATGTGGTCCTCCttgatgagggccaaatatGGGAGACTGTTTATTGGCACCCGTGCTGGGCGCCACTCGTCCCCTATTTGGAGGGAGATTTGTGCCAGAGGTCCGATGGTGCTGTCGGCGATCAGATGGGCGGTGGGTGATGGTCGATCCATTGATGTACTCGAGGACAGCTGGGTGACGGAGTTTCCTATTAGTCAGATGCCGACGATGGTGGATGCAGAGCGGTTGCAGGGGTTTAGGGTATGTGATCTGATTTATCCCGGAGAGGGACGATGGCACGAGGGCTTGATACGGGAGGTTTTTGGAGAGCAGTTAGCGGCGAGAGTCATGGCATTACCTGTTCCATCGCGGGGGGAGCCGGATAGACTGATTTGGGAGCCGACGGGCAGATCGGGAGTCCGTGCCAGGGATCTTCTTGCTCGGATCGACACGACGCCTCACAGGCAGATGGATGTGGGTTGGATATGGAGGTTGAGGCTGCATCCTCGAGTAGCGCTCTTCCtttggaaggtggcttggggctgCCTTCCGACTAGGAGTGTTCTGGTTAGGCGCGGTCTGAGGATGACACAGTATTGTGAGGTTTGCCCGGAGACCGAGGAGACTATTCACCATGTCTTACTTCTGTGCCCTAGGGCTGTACAGATCTGGAGCAGCTTATCTGGGCTCCCACTTCCGAGGTGGGAGTTAGTGGAGGATTTGTTACAGTTTCTGCGGGATTCCACCAGGAGGCCTAGTATAGTACGACAGGGGATTATGGCTGCTTATTTGGCATTTCATATATGGCTGGACAGGAATGGACGCTTGTTTGAGGGGCGAGGGTCGGCCCCGAGGTTTGTGGTGGACAGAGCTATGACACAGGCGGCGGAGGTCTTCTCGATTACTTCATTGAGTTCATCTTTACTGGCTAGGGATATCTGGGGTACCTCTCTTGCTGCTGCAGCGACTGGGTATGCTTCtctttcttgggtacccccaccccctggttatcttaagatgaattttgatggtggTATGGCCATGGATAGAGCTTCTGGAGGAGTGGGCTTTGTTATCAGGGACCAGTACGGTAGGTTGATTGCAGCTGGTGGTCGGAGCACGCCAGGATTGACGGTTGTTGGGGCAGAGCTACGAGCTGCCTGGGAGGGTATCCGATACGCGAGGTGTGTGCTGGGGGCCGACAGACTATGCATTGAGGGAGACTCTGCTACTGTGATTGACTGGATACGGGGAGTGGATAGATATGGTGATGGTCATCCCTTGATTCGGGATACACGCAGACTAGTTCAGGAGTTATTAGCTGTCCGGATTGGTCATGTATATCGTGAGGTGAACCgagctgcagactgggtcgcctcataTGTTGCTCGTCATTCCGGGGAGGTCATCTGGACCAGCCTGGCAGCCGTTCCCCATTTGCTGCACTGTCTTTTGTCTTCTGatctggcaggatgtactcaatcTTGAATTATTGGTTATGAAATGccgttttgaccaaaaaaagaaaaaaaaaaaaaaaagaaatatgtacGGACAGCATCGCATAGTTACCAACATTTACTGGGTTAAATTTTGTTGCTTTACGTTATGTTATGTTAGGCTAAAACTCCGTAACTTTGTGGTGAACAggttttctctgtttttaataaaatctTTTTACATAAAGTAAATTTTGTGATTAGTTTCTTGTGATCTCATAGATAACCGAACAATTAATCCAAAAGTATTTAAATCTTATTTTAAGA
The Phoenix dactylifera cultivar Barhee BC4 chromosome 3, palm_55x_up_171113_PBpolish2nd_filt_p, whole genome shotgun sequence DNA segment above includes these coding regions:
- the LOC103718906 gene encoding protein DOG1-like 4: MASQAAEQEIFAHFFDCWLGQLDRDLRALLAADEPSLDTRHHPHDDANDDEHQLRSLVEMVLGHYEYYYRAKLASARRDVLTIFSTAWASSTEKLFLWAGGWRPSAAFQLLYSELGRRIERCLVQGVLRVQDLTRLSALQLEQVDRLQRKTIKTERKISEEEAKAQELVAWPQMVEISHEITESGREVAAMEEGLVGAKEAMKRVLERADQLRMETIKGVVGILRPRQAVQFLAAAGKLLLRVHRFGKVVDAAAAAVADGVGYHRCPLVGEETTGSN
- the LOC120110131 gene encoding uncharacterized protein LOC120110131; the encoded protein is MVISEGGRRPWIFAAVYASTDFRVRRTLWEEASRVVDQGAPVLIAGDFNCIDDPQEKMGGKNFSYNRKVREFQEFISGNGLIDLGFVGPRYTWCNNQQGSARVWERLDRAFATAEWIQEFPEFRVKHLPRIASDHSPILVSTEIPIPLRCPFRFEKFWCCYPRSWEVVSEAWGMPVRGDAMYRVSRRLELTRRRLMRWNRDEVGNIFRRIEEIEEAITRLQSQEVLRGGLLAGEMTELRSLLSLHDSLLRQQEIFWRQKSRVQWILEGDRNTKFFHRSTLVRRQRNRIRVIRGEDGQLTEEPDRIIRVVEQFFRARWTEQTGSGISTDLPLPSVGVSAEESSVLIRPVTGREIQEAVWSLAGDKAPGPDGFPPVFFRRYWMLVGQDVIEAIQQFFRTAAMSSDWQRTFIALIPKRQDPTEPGHFRPISLCSTLYKATAKILAVRLRDILPRLISPEQGAFVAGRSITDNVLIAQEFMHDLGRAPRRGSLMEIKLDMERAYDRLSWDFVQHSLQSFGFHETWIRWVMGCVRGPSFAILATRQAAQVIRSIVSDYCAASGQRVNLAKTTIHFSPKIKPQVKAAILVILGVRQQDSGLRYLGVPITGRRLRRGDCLSLETSFRHRLEGWQTHTLSMMGRVTLARTVLSSIPIYLMSSSILPVALLRSFERLIRDFIWGRRGDRGGIHLMAWEVVCQPIRQGGLGVTSLILRQEALAMRHAARFLLEPDSMWSSLMRAKYGRLFIGTRAGRHSSPIWREICARGPMVLSAIRWAVGDGRSIDVLEDSWVTEFPISQMPTMVDAERLQGFRVCDLIYPGEGRWHEGLIREVFGEQLAARVMALPVPSRGEPDRLIWEPTGRSGVRARDLLARIDTTPHRQMDVGWIWRLRLHPRVALFLWKVAWGCLPTRSVLVRRGLRMTQYCEVCPETEETIHHVLLLCPRAVQIWSSLSGLPLPRWELVEDLLQFLRDSTRRPSIVRQGIMAAYLAFHIWLDRNGRLFEGRGSAPRFVVDRAMTQAAEVFSITSLSSSLLARDIWGTSLAAAATGASGGVGFVIRDQYGRLIAAGGRSTPGLTVVGAELRAAWEGIRYARCVLGADRLCIEGDSATVIDWIRGVDRYGDGHPLIRDTRRLVQELLAVRIGHVYREVNRAADWVASYVARHSGEVIWTSLAAVPHLLHCLLSSDLAGCTQS